The following are encoded in a window of Platichthys flesus chromosome 19, fPlaFle2.1, whole genome shotgun sequence genomic DNA:
- the LOC133975191 gene encoding leukemia inhibitory factor receptor-like, producing the protein MKSESVTRSIMIPFILLSLFCHSSQDGNTGEHVVLLCGPKNLTLKSWDQTIQATWEDDPSCSAVKEELVYELLVLVRDQQVHHDLVTVTPEQIGLSHLWTWTSHRALECDSPSVLLSVRYRNYTSPRRQEGTLPGMTNSSDPEVYPRDPVFQVGSRATFCCVLPAGGTFTDMYLVGYNRSEGNITKINNQTYSLSLVLNQPSSPSGTDVKCEATIHQQPTDNGVTAFIGYPPDDRELQCETRDLESVECQWTVGRDTHLPTQYQLVGSAYECFQRTCRGKEDVSTGERSWKLRAHNELGTVELTDSADLMTRVHMLAPESVTGSTVNHRDARLKWSWKVQGYKDLNLTCEVNLSHAGPQKPNSGVGLDSTVLMNLIPNWSYNVTVRCRTTQHPWKWSSWSSTFNFHTKGDVPDALDVWMKMKDNEILIIWKILLEKQSHGHVLDYTVTWSNIRGTEQHNTTTVTHNHVTLRLDTTQQYVVNVTARNVNGSSSPSTIITPSSSSAGLNPTGVRGSRMAGGGGGFNVSWSSSPAASCGYIVDWCPSSSPSTVTWIKVPQTNVFLKNLREGQRYSVSISACTRGAALLLETREGYVQEQRIQGDLFRALRSKQTGSEVELSWDQIPLTEQTAFIQGYVLEWSDRDQQDNNTAVHNVSTDEPTSTSLTASDLKTSSYTFTVKARTALGECCSKQLIVHVNSGTDNWIRTVVISLAAVFSVLTLVSVVCCRQWACIKQKVYPPIPRPLLTDTWLRSTGERSLHVDQGPSEVDIMDAPQLLRKPGAQVNQPPPNLPPPLRSLPAPAGLPSSPFRGAFQNLSYDLMMQTEDQQPPEGHTAEYPAPTPPLDTAQEEPGSHMTCDLTYILVPQPVLCKFTPLMN; encoded by the exons ttGTTCTGCTTTGTGGACCGAAGAATCTGACACTGAAGTCCTGGGACCAGACGATCCAGGCGACGTGGGAAGACGACCCATCATGCTCTGCTGTGAAGGAGGAGCTGGTCTATGAGCTGCTGGTTCTGGTCAGAGACCAGCAAGTCCATCAC GATCTTGTGACCGTGACGCCCGAGCAGATCGGACTCTCTCACCTCTGGACGTGGACGTCCCACAGGGCCTTAGAGTGCGATTCCCCCTCGGTCCTCCTCAGTGTCCGATACAGAAACTACACAAGCCCCAGGAGACAGGAAGGAACCCTCCCAG GAATGACAAACTCCAGTGATCCAGAGGTTTATCCACGAGACCCAGTGTTCCAGGTCGGCAGCAGAGCCACCTTCTGCTGTGTTCTGCCAGCAGGAGGAACCTTCACCGACATGTACCTGGTGGGTTATAACCGCTCTGAGGGGAACATCACAAAGATCAACAACCAGACGTATTCACTGAGCCTCGTCCTGAACCAGCCGTCCAGCCCCAGCGGCACCGACGTCAAATGTGAAGCAACAATCCACCAACAGCCAACCGACAATGGAGTTACTGCTTTCATCGGCT ACCCTCCGGATgacagagagctgcagtgtgAAACCAGAGATCTGGAATCAGTGGAATGTCAGTGGACGGTCGGACGGGACACACACCTGCCAACACAATACCAGCTGGTTGGAAG TGCGTATGAATGTTTCCAGAGGACATGCCGGGGTAAAGAGGACGTGTCCACtggggagaggagctggaagcTCAGAGCTCACAACGAGCTGGGGACGGTGGAGCTGACGGACTCAGCAGACCTGATGACAAGAG TTCACATGTTGGCTCcagagtcagtgacaggttCCACTGTGAACCACAGAGACGCCCGTCTGAAGTGGAGCTGGAAGGTTCAAGGCTACAAAGACCTGAACCTCACGTGTGAGGTGAACCTCAGTCACGCTGGACCTCAG AAACCAAACTCTGGAGTCGGACTGGATTCCACAGTTTTGATGAACCTGATTCCAAACTGGTCGTACAACGTGACAGTTCGATGTCGAACAACACAACATCCTTGGAAatggagcagctggagctcgACATTCAACTTCCACACGAAGGGAGATG TTCCAGACGCTCTGGACGtgtggatgaagatgaaggacaATGAGATTTTAATTATCTGGAAA ATTCTGCTGGAGAAGCAGAGTCATGGACACGTGTTGGACTACACAGTGACCTGGTCAAACATCAGAGggacagaacaacacaacacaaccacagtgaCTCACAACCACGTCACACTCAGGCTGGACACAACCCAACAGTACGTTGTGAACGTTACAGCTCGGAATGTAAACGGCAGCTCGTCCCCGTCGACCATcatcaccccctcctcctcctctgctggaCTGA ACCCGACCGGAGTGAGAGGCTCTCGGATGgcgggcggcggcggcggcttcAATGTGTCCTGGTCCTCCAGCCCGGCAGCGAGCTGCGGCTACATCGTGGACTGGTGTCCGTCCTCGAGTCCCTCGACGGTGACGTGGATCAAAGTGCCTCAGACCAACGTCTTCTTGA AAAACTtgagagaaggacagagataCTCGGTGTCCATATCCGCCTGCACCCGGGGAGCTGCACTGCTGCTGGAGACCAGAGAGGGCTACGTCCAGGAGCAGC gGATACAAGGCGACCTCTTCAGAGCGTTGAGATCCAAACAGACGGGTTCCGAGGTGGAGCTGTCCTGGGATCAGATACCTCTAACAGAGCAGACAGCTTTCATCCAAGGCTACGTCCTGGAGTGGTCTGACAGGGACCAGCAGGACAACAACACGGCAGTCCACAATGTGAGCACAG ACGAGCCGACGTCCACCAGCCTCACGGCCTCGGACCTGAAGACCAGCTCGTACACGTTCACCGTGAAGGCTCGGACTGCGCTCGGGGAATGTTGCTCCAAACAGTTGATTGTCCACGTCAACTCAGGGA CTGATAACTGGATCAGGACCGTGGTCATTTCCCTGGCGGCTGTTTTCAGTGTCCTCACGCTCGTCAGTGTCGTCTGCTGCAGACAATGGGCCTG CATCAAACAGAAGGTGTACCCCCCCATCCCGAGGCccctgctgacggacacgtggCTCAGATCAACA GGTGAACGCAGTCTTCACGTGGATCAGGGTCCCAGTGAGGTGGACATCATGGACGCCCCCCAGCTGCTGCGTAAACCAGGAGCGCAGGTCAACCAGCCTCCACcgaacctccccccccccctgaggtCCCTCCCGGCCCCGGCAGGTTTACCCTCCTCGCCGTTCAGAGGCGCTTTTCAGAACCTGTCCTACGACCTGATGATGCAGACCGAGGACCAGCAGCCTCCGGAGGGTCACACCGCTGAATACCCAGCTCCGACCCCCCCGCTCGACACGGCACAAGAGGAACCAGGGAGTCACATGACATGTGACTTGACTTACATTTTAGTGCCACagccagtgttgtgcaagttcacacctctcatgaactag